In the genome of Anaerolineae bacterium, one region contains:
- a CDS encoding SDR family NAD(P)-dependent oxidoreductase, whose product MGTPPVLLLTGASRGLGRGIALAAAELGAQLVLNARSEEKLQAVAAEAHQRGVNVQIVPGDIGQPETARRMVEAAQRHYGRIDAVVHNAGVLAPLAPVAQADLEAWQANWAVNFFGAVSLARAALPLLREAQGRLVLISSGAAVHPYPTWGAYCTAKAALNHLAAVLAVEEPQVTTLAFRPGVVDTDMQTFIREQGQRVMPPELHQRFVGYKTQGRLHDPEGVGRTVAHIALAAPREWSGRFIAFYEEPARSWLQARSVAVA is encoded by the coding sequence ATGGGAACTCCGCCCGTCCTGTTGCTCACCGGCGCCTCACGGGGCCTGGGGCGCGGCATCGCCCTGGCCGCCGCCGAGTTAGGTGCCCAACTGGTGCTCAACGCCCGTTCGGAGGAAAAATTGCAGGCCGTGGCTGCCGAGGCGCACCAGCGCGGGGTGAATGTCCAGATCGTCCCCGGCGACATCGGCCAGCCGGAGACGGCCCGGCGCATGGTCGAGGCGGCCCAACGCCACTATGGCCGCATCGACGCCGTGGTGCACAACGCCGGCGTGCTGGCCCCGCTCGCCCCCGTGGCCCAGGCCGACCTGGAAGCCTGGCAGGCCAACTGGGCGGTCAACTTCTTTGGCGCGGTCAGCCTGGCACGCGCCGCCCTGCCCCTCCTGCGGGAAGCGCAAGGCCGCCTGGTGCTCATCTCCAGCGGCGCGGCGGTGCACCCTTACCCCACCTGGGGCGCCTACTGCACCGCCAAAGCCGCCCTGAACCATCTGGCCGCCGTGCTGGCCGTGGAGGAGCCCCAGGTCACCACCCTGGCCTTCCGCCCCGGCGTGGTGGATACCGATATGCAGACCTTCATCCGCGAGCAGGGCCAGCGCGTCATGCCCCCGGAACTTCACCAGCGTTTCGTCGGGTACAAAACCCAGGGGCGGCTGCATGACCCCGAGGGGGTGGGGCGCACCGTGGCCCACATCGCCCTGGCCGCGCCCCGGGAATGGAGCGGGCGCTTCATCGCCTTTTACGAAGAGCCTGCCCGCTCCTGGCTGCAGGCTCGCAGCGTCGCCGTAGCGTGA